CGGTACATCTAGGGTTTTCTATGCGGCCAAGGCCCTGACGGGGCTGTCACGTGCTCCGAAGTCCGCAGCAATGTGCCGGTTTCCCTCGATGAACTCACGGGCGTCCCTCCGCCCCCGACCGTGACGGAACTCCAGGACGGTCAGCGCCCAGGCCCAGGCGAGAAGGCGCCGGGGATCGGCTGCGGCTTCGCTGTAGTGCCAGATGGCGGCGCTGCGCGGCCCTCCTGAGCCGGTCCCGATCCAGAGTCCAAGGTCGGAGTAGGGGTCGCCGGCTGCCGGCAGGGGGTCGATGGCCAGGGCTCCGGTGGCCGTGTGGATGACGTTCTTAGCCTGGAAATCCCCGTGGACCGTCGTCGGCTGGGCGGTCCGTTGGAGGGCGGCGATGACGGCAGCTGCGTCCTGAAGGGCCCCGGTCTCGGGCGCCAGTCCGGTGAACCGTGCGGCGGCAGCCCCAATCCTGGCCTGCAGGACGTCGTCCAGCGGGTGTAGCCGTGGCGTCGTGGGCACGTGCAGCCTGTCCAGGAGCCCGGCGATGTCTTCCTCGTTGGGCTGCGTCCCGGTGGCCGTAATGAACTCCATCAGGAAGGCACCGGAGCGTTGATCGGTGGCCAGGACGTCGGGGGCGCTTTTGCTCCACATTTGCAGGGCAGACGACTCTGCTGTCCCGGCGCCGCGGCTTTCCGGGATCTTCAGTACAGCCGCAGACCCGTCCTCCAGTCTGCACAGCATGCACAGGGACATGGCCCCGCCTTCGAGGATGGTCTCTGGTGCGACGTGCCAGGAATCGGCGAGCCGCTGGGCGAGATCCAGGGCGTCAGCCAGCCAGGCGTCGGCGGCGTCGCCCCTGAAGTATGCGATGTTGCGGCGCAGGGACTCGGGGATCACCAAGGGGGCGGCAAGCAGTGTTGTAGTCACGCCTCCCTGTGTGCGGCATGGCCGGAATCACGCAGGTTCTAGGCGGCCGCCCGGGACTTTCCACGCCATCCTGGTGCTGCCGCGTCCAGCCGCTTTGCCCGGTCACCTGTTGCGTTGGCACGCTGCTTCTGTATCCAGCGGGAAAGGCTGACTTCCTCGGCGTCGGCGCCGGCCGCCTGGCCACGGGGATGACGTCCGCGATTGCCCAGGAACGCCGCATACGCTGACAGGGTGGATTCCCACTGTGATTCAAGGGTGACGTGCCAGCCCGGGAACTCGGCGTCCAAAACAGCCCGGCGCTCCGGTGAGGCGGTCTGGCGCTGATTGCTCAGCCACAGGCCCAGCGCCCTGGCTTCGCCTTTGTCGGCGGGGCGCGGGAGCCTGCCGTTGGCGGCATGGAATGCTTTCAGTGCATCGAACTGGGCCTCGAACGGGTAGGCGGGCTCGTCCCAGTTCTTGCAGACCTCATCCAGCCGGGCACGCTGCTCGTTGTCGGCTCGGCGGCGCTGGTCGTTCAACCAGTTCCGAAGCCTCATCTCGTCATCAGCCGCGCTCCAGCGGGGAAGCCTGCCGTGTGAGGTGACAAAGGCCCGCAACTCCTGAAGGGAGTCCTCCCAGGCCCGGTGACCGGGGTGGCTGCCCCGCCAGCCGGGAACAGCGGCATCCAGGGCCGCCTGGCGCTGTGGTGTTGTGTTCCTCCGCTGGTCCCGAAGCCAGAACGCCAGCCGGGCGACCTCCGGGTCGGGATTCGTCTGTGCAGGGTTCTTTCCGTTGGCCTCAACGTAGGCAGCCGTGCAGGCGAGCGATTCCCACCAGGTGCGCCTGCGGGGGCCGGAAGCAGCGTCGGGGCGGGCGGTGCCGGTGGTTGGCGCTGTCACGGGGATACTCCTGCAGTGTCTATGCCGCGGGTCGATTCCCGGGCTTCTTGACCCCATGTGTGCGGTGACCGCGATTAGTCTCCACGCCCCGGTTACGTGCTGTCCTCATGCACGGTGACGGGGATGCCCTTCTTCCTGGCGTAGTTCAGGGTGTGGGTGGCGCCGTTGGAGCCGTCCATGATGAAGGCGATGAGGTGGTCCGGGCCTGTGTCGACCATGGCCGCGTTACGTGTGAAGCCGGCGCGCTTGTCCACCGTGCCGTCGGGCCTCTTCCACTGCGCAGGGTGTCTCTCCACCTTGAGCTTGTTCCTGGTCCAGATTTCCTCGCAGATCCGGTCAGCACCCCTGGGGCAGCCGCCGGATACCAGCACCGCCTCTGGGTCCCTGCCGGTGGAGTCCCACCAGTCGCGCAGGGCTTTGTGGATGACTTTGCGGTCCACCCAAGTGCGGGACCCGGTGATGAGCAGGCGGGGAGGCATCAGATTCCATCCAGTCGTGCGGCCAGTAGGTCATAGTCGAGGATCATCTGGTCCTTGATGAGGGACACCAGTTGCGGGGTAAGCCCGAGGGACCGTTCATCGCGCAGTACGAGGGAGCCGATCCGGCGGGAACGCGGTGTCAAAGACATTGATCCTTTTCGGATGCCGGCGTTCGATGCTTCAACTGCTGTGACTGCCGACCTGACTTCTTCAAAGGCTTCGAGGTAGCGCGGGTTCTGGTCGAGCACTTTCTCCGGCTGGTCAATGCCCATCTCGCTCATGAAGTGGACCGCAATCCGGTACACGAAGTCGTCCAGCTTGTTCCGGCGGATCCTGGACTTTGCGACTCCAAAGACAGGCGCACCTGCGGCCAGGAGCACAACGCCAATGAGCATGGTCGCGATCAGGGCGGCCCCTTCCAGCCCATAGGTGTACGGGTTGAACGGTGCGCACACCGCGGCGACTCCGAAGCCGAAGGCCGTTCCACCGGTGAATTCCAGGCGACGCCATCGTTGGAGCCTCTTACGGTAGAGCTCATGTCCTCGGTCGTAGGAGTCTTCCTCGACACGTCCCGTCGTCTCAGCCACGGTTCACTCCGCTTGCCTCATGGTGTTGGGAGGTTCCGTGTGCCGCCTTAGCGGTGCCCACTCCCATCCCTGTGACAGTGGCCCTGCAGTTCTCGTTCATGATGGTCCTTCGTCGGTCGGGCCGCGGCCGGCAGCCACGTAGTAGGTCAGGCATGGGTCGTCCGCGTGTCCGCAAATCAGGCATCGCACGGCGGCAGAGGAGCCGGAGCAGGTTTCGCAACCACCGCACATCCCGGCGTTGGTCTCGAAGTTCTCGTGGAAATCCAGCAGGACCTCCCGGGCGGCTTCTTCGTCGGTGCCGAGCAGGGCAGCGATATGGGCGATGTAGTCGGTCGTGTTCCCGCAGGAGCAGGAAAGGATGTGGCTGTCCACGGCCCAGTGAGCCCTGTGGCTCTGAAGGTCTGCGCGTTGGCGGTCCCGGACAGCCTGGCGGTGATTCCGGTGTACGAGCCAGTACATTCGATCGGCGTGGTGGGCGGCCGACAGGTCGTTGGCGAGACGCCTGATGGTGAGGGCGGCGCGGAGCCTGGCGGGAAGGTTCCAGCGGGGCGGCTTCACCCTGCAGGCCTCGGAATATCTTCTGGCGGACTCCTCTTCGAGAGCGGTGGTCCGCTCATGGGCGAGCTCCTCGGTGGGCTCCAGTGCCGCGATCTCCAGGTAGCGCCGGACTTCGTCCAGGCCTCTGTCCCGGCGCCGTGACGCTGCGGCTTTGTAGTCAGCGATGAGCCAGTCCAGCACGGGGTGGCCGGCTTGCTGCGTGGTTTCAGCCAAGGCTCAGACCGTTCTTCCGTGTCGAGAAGGCCCAGGAGAGCCTGCACGGCTGGCCAGTGGTGCGGCAGGCCCGGAAATAGGTGATCGCCCGCTTGGCGTTGCGGCCAAACGGCTGGAC
This genomic stretch from Pseudarthrobacter sp. BIM B-2242 harbors:
- a CDS encoding helicase associated domain-containing protein, with protein sequence MTAPTTGTARPDAASGPRRRTWWESLACTAAYVEANGKNPAQTNPDPEVARLAFWLRDQRRNTTPQRQAALDAAVPGWRGSHPGHRAWEDSLQELRAFVTSHGRLPRWSAADDEMRLRNWLNDQRRRADNEQRARLDEVCKNWDEPAYPFEAQFDALKAFHAANGRLPRPADKGEARALGLWLSNQRQTASPERRAVLDAEFPGWHVTLESQWESTLSAYAAFLGNRGRHPRGQAAGADAEEVSLSRWIQKQRANATGDRAKRLDAAAPGWRGKSRAAA
- a CDS encoding aminoglycoside phosphotransferase family protein, producing the protein MTTTLLAAPLVIPESLRRNIAYFRGDAADAWLADALDLAQRLADSWHVAPETILEGGAMSLCMLCRLEDGSAAVLKIPESRGAGTAESSALQMWSKSAPDVLATDQRSGAFLMEFITATGTQPNEEDIAGLLDRLHVPTTPRLHPLDDVLQARIGAAAARFTGLAPETGALQDAAAVIAALQRTAQPTTVHGDFQAKNVIHTATGALAIDPLPAAGDPYSDLGLWIGTGSGGPRSAAIWHYSEAAADPRRLLAWAWALTVLEFRHGRGRRDAREFIEGNRHIAADFGARDSPVRALAA
- a CDS encoding SLOG family protein; the encoded protein is MPPRLLITGSRTWVDRKVIHKALRDWWDSTGRDPEAVLVSGGCPRGADRICEEIWTRNKLKVERHPAQWKRPDGTVDKRAGFTRNAAMVDTGPDHLIAFIMDGSNGATHTLNYARKKGIPVTVHEDST